A single window of Paenibacillus sp. SYP-B4298 DNA harbors:
- a CDS encoding aspartate ammonia-lyase produces MMSYRMEKDSLGEKEVPTDSYYGIQTLRAVENFPITGIPVDPELILALAEVKKAAALANMDAKLLRRQLAEVIVQAAEEVAEGKLREQFIVDSIQGGAGTSINMNMNEVLANRALELMDKEKGSYLLCNPNNHVNMSQSTNDTIPTALRIAAYRLTSRLLVSMEQLKEGFHQKEQQFNEVIKMGRTHLQDAVPIRLGQEFGAYARVLGRDIERVTRASQELLTVNMGATAVGTGLNANPIYRNQVIAHLSSQLKLDIQAASDLVDATQNTDAYTSLSGALKICAVNLSKICNDLRMMASGPRVGLNEILLPPRQPGSSIMPGKVNPVMAEVVNQTSFQVIGNDATISLACEAGQFELNVMGPVIAFNLLQSLRIMRNAMDVFLEYAVKGMEANVERCKAYVEESFGVVTALNPHLGYDVASQLVKEALKTGATIKDLILERQLLTEEEIRIILDPIQMTTPGIAGEQLLYRQ; encoded by the coding sequence ATGATGTCTTATCGGATGGAGAAGGATTCATTAGGAGAGAAAGAAGTTCCCACAGACAGCTATTATGGCATACAAACACTACGAGCCGTCGAGAATTTTCCTATAACAGGCATCCCCGTCGATCCCGAGCTTATATTGGCGCTGGCCGAAGTGAAGAAGGCTGCGGCTCTGGCCAATATGGATGCCAAGCTGCTGCGGCGCCAGCTAGCAGAGGTTATCGTACAGGCTGCCGAAGAGGTAGCTGAGGGCAAGCTGCGTGAGCAATTCATCGTCGATTCTATCCAGGGGGGCGCCGGGACCTCAATTAATATGAATATGAACGAGGTATTGGCAAACCGCGCGCTGGAGCTGATGGACAAAGAAAAGGGCAGCTACCTGCTCTGCAACCCGAATAATCATGTCAATATGTCGCAATCGACCAACGACACAATTCCAACCGCATTGCGAATCGCAGCCTATAGATTGACCAGCAGACTGCTTGTGTCTATGGAGCAGTTGAAGGAGGGCTTCCATCAGAAGGAGCAGCAATTCAATGAGGTCATCAAGATGGGACGTACCCATCTGCAAGATGCTGTCCCGATCCGGTTGGGGCAGGAGTTCGGCGCCTATGCCCGCGTGCTCGGTCGCGATATAGAGCGCGTCACCCGCGCATCCCAAGAGCTGTTGACCGTCAATATGGGCGCCACCGCTGTCGGCACCGGTCTCAACGCCAATCCGATCTATCGCAATCAGGTCATCGCCCATCTGTCGAGCCAGTTGAAGCTGGACATCCAGGCCGCTAGCGATCTGGTCGATGCCACTCAAAATACGGATGCGTACACCTCGCTATCCGGTGCCTTGAAGATCTGTGCCGTCAACCTATCCAAAATCTGCAACGATCTGCGCATGATGGCCTCCGGCCCTCGCGTCGGTCTGAATGAGATTCTCCTCCCGCCGCGTCAGCCTGGCTCCTCCATTATGCCCGGGAAGGTGAACCCGGTCATGGCGGAGGTTGTCAATCAGACGTCGTTCCAGGTCATCGGCAACGATGCGACGATCAGTCTGGCCTGCGAGGCTGGCCAGTTCGAGCTGAACGTAATGGGGCCCGTCATTGCCTTCAATCTGCTGCAATCGCTGCGCATCATGCGCAATGCGATGGATGTCTTCCTAGAATATGCGGTGAAGGGCATGGAGGCCAATGTGGAGCGCTGCAAAGCCTATGTAGAAGAAAGCTTCGGCGTCGTCACTGCACTCAACCCTCATCTGGGCTATGACGTGGCCTCACAACTGGTGAAGGAGGCGCTGAAGACCGGGGCCACCATCAAGGATCTCATCCTCGAGAGACAGTTGCTGACGGAAGAGGAGATCCGCATCATCCTTGATCCGATCCAGATGACGACACCAGGCATCGCAGGCGAGCAACTGCTCTATCGACAGTAG